Genomic window (Candidatus Lernaella stagnicola):
GGAGGCAATCTTCTCTCTACTTTGGAGCGGCACCCAGTTGCGCGTGGTTGCTCATCAAACAATCGGCCCAGATTTCCACCCCGTGTTTTCCGCACCACTCGGCCATCAATTCACGATAGGCGAAATAATCCCCTTCACAAAAAACGTCGGTTGACGACGCTCACCCCGCTGCGCCACATGGTGGGTAAACCCCACGGCAACAATTCGCACAATACGTGTGATAAGTGAAGCATGTCGAAAGAGCTATACGGTGTCATTTTCTATATACTGTCCCCGGAATTCCCTACATAGAAGAGTCTTTCGACAAAGCCTTTGACTCACGCGGTTATAGGTGTCCCTTAATTTACAAAATAACCCTAATTCCCTCCCCTAATTCCCATATTCCATATTCATCGCTTTGTCTTGTTGTGATCAGAGCTTTCCTTCGCTTCCGAAACTATCTTTTTCATCATATCAGAATCATTCAATAGATTCGATATTATTTCCTCCCAACGAATGATTGAAGGGACAAAATGAATGGAAAAAAATACACCGGTGGTCAACACTGAGCACAAATAAAATCCTGACGCGTTGAAAACATTCAAGTGACTAAAAGATTCTACCAGGGAAAACAACGCCAAATGCCCGAGAGAAACGCAAAGATAAGTCGTCGAGGAGGCCAACACGTGCCATTCGTAGCCCAAACCGACCACCAAAGCATGAACCGAAAACCTCTTGCGGTATATTGGCGTGAAAAAATACGCCAGAATCCTTCCCCAGATGGCGGAACAAGCCAAACCGACTATCCATTGGACCACCATATGTTTTCCTACTTTAAATATTTGTCAGCACGACCGCTGAACAAGAGCCACTTGCCTCGCGTTACTACGTGGCGACAATTTCCACTCGTTTTGGTGCGACAAGACGTCGGTTGCGATGGTTTATTGTTGTCTTCATGCCGAACGAAATCAAGTCATTCGAGACCCGATTCCCAAAGCAAACATAACGGTATTTAGCACGTCCAGGTTCCGGTTGAGTACAGAACCAACAGACTACCACCAGATCAAGGTTCGCCCGGAATAACCCGAAAGTTCAACAAAGCCGAGACCGCCGACCGGGTGTTCCTGTTTGGTTCCCTCGATGTGAACAAGCCCTTCCCAGTAATTCCAGATCGGATTTGGCATCTCCTGATCGGGAATACTCGTCTTCAGGGTTACGTCCATCTCAAGCCCTGGTATCTCCATGCGCCAGTTCTGCGGATAAATGCCGCCGGTTTTCTCGCTTTCCCACCAGCCAAGGGGCGTGACCTTCACCTCGTCCTGGGAAAGGATGACCTGGTCACCGTTTTCATCCACGTAGGTGCCCAGGGCGTTGTCGATGACGGACTGATCCTGCCGATCGCCACGAAAGATGAAGAACATGACTTCCGTTCCGTCGTCCAGACGCAGGGAAAACCAGTCCCATCCGACCATTCCCAAGGGCATCCAGTTACCCCACTGGTGGTCCATCCAGCCTTCGCCGGTGACAGCAAGGGGTGTTCCGTTCTTTGTCAGCGTGCCAGAGAGGTCCATAAGGGGGCGGGAGTAATAAAAGGAATCAGTAGTGTTGGTGGTCATGCGGATGGTGCCGTTACCACCGTGATGCACCACGCCCTTGATGTCAGCAAGGGTCAAAGAGAAAGCGTAATCGCCTGCTGCACCGTTAAGGGCATAGGTGAGTGGTGCGACCCGTTCGGCTGAAGCTGACCCACTTTCCAGGCGAAAGGGAGCTGGATATCTTTCGGGCCAGAGGAAATCAAAAAGGACATTGTGTGTATGGTGGGCGGCGCTTTCGTCGATGATCGCTACGTGAATCATCCAGGCGGGGATCAAGACAATGGAACCGGCATAGAAAAAGGTTAGTTCAAAGCCATAGAGGTTGTCCTGGTCGTCGGTCATGTGCCCGGTCCAGTACCACCACTCCGACAGGTCCTGGTGGGGCGACTCATCTCGCGGCATGTCCAGATGAGTATCGATGCAGTCGCCGAAATTGCAGTACTGCATGTAGCCGCAGGGTCCCAGGGGAGTCCATAGCCCCCTCATGCAGAGTTGGGGCTCGTCGTTTGGTCCGCACTGCGTTTCTCCGTCGACGCATCCACCGGCGCTGTCGTCGTCATCCAGTGTATCCTCGTCATCGCCGTCTTCGTCGCAGGATTCGCAAGTCGTGTCATCTTCGTCCGATTCCGCGCACCCCGCGACAAACATCAAAACAAAAACCAGAAAAAGTAAAAGGTAACGGCTGACCATCTAAGCCTCCTGTGACGACACAAAATCAGACGAATCGTATCATGACCTATTGTAAACGCCAGTTGAAAAGTGTAGCACTCGCCGCATTCGGTCAAAGAGTTGGAAAGTCGCGATATCCCGAGTCATTTCCCGTTGTTTCGGTTACGAAACGATGGAAGAAAGGATGTACAAAGACATGGAGATGTGGCGCGACATTCGGCGACGAGTCCTGGTTGAAGGCGAGAGCAAACGGCAGATATGCCGATGGTCTAAGAATCCTGGCCAAGGCTTTTTCCAGATTACTATACAAATGCCTGGCT
Coding sequences:
- a CDS encoding lipocalin family protein, whose product is MVSRYLLLFLVFVLMFVAGCAESDEDDTTCESCDEDGDDEDTLDDDDSAGGCVDGETQCGPNDEPQLCMRGLWTPLGPCGYMQYCNFGDCIDTHLDMPRDESPHQDLSEWWYWTGHMTDDQDNLYGFELTFFYAGSIVLIPAWMIHVAIIDESAAHHTHNVLFDFLWPERYPAPFRLESGSASAERVAPLTYALNGAAGDYAFSLTLADIKGVVHHGGNGTIRMTTNTTDSFYYSRPLMDLSGTLTKNGTPLAVTGEGWMDHQWGNWMPLGMVGWDWFSLRLDDGTEVMFFIFRGDRQDQSVIDNALGTYVDENGDQVILSQDEVKVTPLGWWESEKTGGIYPQNWRMEIPGLEMDVTLKTSIPDQEMPNPIWNYWEGLVHIEGTKQEHPVGGLGFVELSGYSGRTLIWW